The following coding sequences are from one Lysinibacillus sp. FSL W8-0992 window:
- a CDS encoding phage scaffolding protein: protein MEWLKELLKNAGIADDQIETIVTNAVKEAPKHVVPKAKYNELSTTKSSLETQLSERDTQLEELKKVDIDGLQAKITELQQTNETAKQEHEQQMKDERLNTALKLALHSKVHDTDLVTGLIDKATIELSEDGKVTKGLDEQLKSLQESKSFLFVPEKQQPTFRGWNPAGGADSGTDTSDVGSNFAKIANEKGSNDTKNNPWD, encoded by the coding sequence ATGGAATGGTTAAAAGAATTACTTAAAAATGCAGGTATTGCAGATGATCAGATTGAAACGATAGTGACTAATGCCGTGAAGGAAGCACCAAAACATGTAGTGCCAAAAGCAAAATATAACGAGTTATCTACTACTAAGAGTTCACTTGAAACACAGCTTTCAGAACGTGATACTCAGTTAGAAGAACTTAAGAAAGTGGATATCGATGGGCTTCAAGCGAAAATCACTGAATTACAACAAACTAATGAAACTGCGAAACAGGAACATGAGCAGCAAATGAAGGATGAGCGTTTGAATACTGCTCTAAAACTAGCGCTACACAGTAAAGTTCACGATACAGATTTAGTTACTGGTCTTATCGACAAGGCGACAATTGAATTAAGTGAAGATGGAAAAGTCACTAAAGGACTTGATGAGCAACTTAAATCGTTGCAAGAATCAAAGTCCTTTTTATTTGTGCCAGAAAAGCAGCAACCAACTTTTAGAGGGTGGAATCCTGCTGGTGGCGCAGACAGTGGAACAGACACAAGTGATGTAGGTTCTAACTTCGCAAAAATAGCGAATGAGAAGGGTTCAAATGATACAAAAAACAACCCGTGGGACTAA
- a CDS encoding dUTP diphosphatase, with translation MNLIKLFDTQAVLDEHIMQEHPELRGQNNLDWKLLALQVELGECANEWRGFKKWSKDQEPRVYKKETHYVDVPTDNPNWIERKDIGEVRNPLLEEYVDCLHFILSIGLEHAFNDIAEDLEIEPLKERDITQQFTALMRTDWEIYEEWKGGYYHEGLELFIGLGEMLGFTWEQVEDAYYAKNKVNHERQNAGY, from the coding sequence ATGAACTTAATAAAATTATTTGATACACAGGCAGTGTTGGACGAGCACATCATGCAGGAGCATCCTGAGTTACGAGGGCAGAACAATCTTGATTGGAAGCTGTTAGCGCTACAAGTTGAGCTAGGTGAATGTGCTAACGAATGGCGTGGGTTTAAGAAATGGAGTAAGGACCAAGAGCCGAGAGTTTACAAAAAAGAAACACATTATGTTGATGTACCAACTGATAATCCCAATTGGATTGAAAGAAAAGATATTGGCGAAGTAAGAAACCCACTACTAGAAGAATACGTTGACTGCTTGCATTTCATTTTGAGTATTGGGTTGGAACATGCATTCAATGATATTGCGGAAGATTTAGAGATTGAACCATTAAAAGAAAGAGATATAACACAACAATTTACAGCGCTTATGAGAACGGATTGGGAGATTTACGAAGAGTGGAAAGGCGGTTACTATCACGAAGGTTTGGAGCTGTTTATAGGTCTTGGCGAAATGCTTGGCTTCACATGGGAACAGGTCGAGGATGCTTACTACGCAAAGAACAAGGTCAACCATGAGCGTCAAAACGCTGGTTATTGA
- a CDS encoding major capsid protein, whose protein sequence is MPDILELFGQKTVLDYMKERKYQSYGVGEALFPEVKHNTLEFEYLVGANELPVIAKVHSFDTEAEIGSLDAAKQVIEAAYIKKKYQITEKDLIALQFPRTAQEQQYLMQRVFNLIDKAANDVRASVELMRMQALSTGELKLALNTADGTPKTLTVGYGVPADHKEALAGTDQWGSGTEDILGDLERWSGSLDITPTRALTSKKIAALILRNPKIIGYLYGAGSARVANLTDLNAFFTQQGLPTIAVYESNSNTKYREQNADGTYTTKSYFPDNKFVMFGDGPLGESLYGPTPEESRLVRSGSDVEMTTIGKVIGMVYEEGKDPVSTWAKAAATAIPSFPEAQNVFQAQPIA, encoded by the coding sequence ATGCCAGACATTTTAGAACTATTTGGTCAAAAAACAGTATTAGATTACATGAAGGAACGAAAATATCAAAGCTATGGCGTGGGAGAAGCTCTTTTCCCAGAAGTTAAACACAACACGCTGGAGTTTGAATATCTAGTAGGAGCGAATGAATTACCTGTTATTGCAAAGGTACACTCATTTGATACAGAAGCAGAAATCGGCTCATTAGATGCAGCTAAACAAGTGATAGAGGCTGCTTATATCAAGAAAAAGTATCAAATTACTGAAAAGGATTTAATTGCATTGCAATTCCCACGAACAGCACAGGAGCAACAATACTTGATGCAACGAGTATTTAATTTAATCGACAAAGCAGCAAATGATGTTCGTGCTAGTGTTGAACTAATGCGTATGCAAGCACTGAGTACAGGTGAATTGAAATTAGCTTTAAATACAGCAGATGGCACACCAAAGACTCTTACGGTTGGATACGGAGTACCAGCAGATCATAAAGAAGCACTTGCTGGAACTGATCAATGGGGTTCAGGTACTGAGGATATCTTAGGGGATTTAGAACGTTGGTCTGGTTCACTAGATATTACGCCAACTCGTGCATTAACATCTAAAAAGATAGCAGCCCTTATTTTACGTAATCCAAAGATTATCGGTTACCTATATGGCGCTGGTTCTGCTCGTGTAGCAAATCTAACGGATTTAAATGCTTTCTTTACACAACAAGGCTTGCCTACTATAGCTGTGTATGAGTCAAATTCAAACACGAAATATCGCGAGCAAAACGCTGATGGCACATATACAACAAAGAGTTACTTCCCAGACAATAAATTTGTAATGTTCGGTGATGGCCCACTTGGTGAATCGTTATATGGTCCAACTCCTGAAGAATCACGCCTTGTCCGTAGTGGTTCAGATGTTGAAATGACTACTATTGGCAAGGTAATTGGAATGGTCTACGAAGAAGGGAAAGATCCTGTTTCAACATGGGCAAAAGCAGCAGCTACAGCGATTCCATCATTCCCAGAAGCACAGAATGTATTCCAAGCGCAACCAATTGCATAA
- a CDS encoding LuxR C-terminal-related transcriptional regulator, translated as MKEYALFKGEQMVGIGTVEEIAEERGVKPKTIQFYMSRAYQRRAKSEVNNRLQLIKLED; from the coding sequence ATGAAAGAATATGCATTATTCAAAGGTGAACAGATGGTAGGCATAGGAACCGTAGAGGAAATAGCAGAGGAACGTGGTGTTAAGCCTAAAACAATTCAGTTTTACATGTCTAGGGCTTATCAAAGACGCGCTAAAAGTGAAGTGAATAATAGATTACAGCTTATTAAGCTTGAGGATTAG
- a CDS encoding Acb2/Tad1 domain-containing protein, producing the protein MDPKLENNFMYHAPKEGQPEKYEAIREKAKELAYLIEEVCPNSREKSVAMTNLETAVMWANASIARN; encoded by the coding sequence ATGGATCCAAAACTCGAAAACAACTTTATGTACCACGCTCCGAAAGAAGGGCAACCAGAAAAGTACGAGGCAATTCGTGAAAAAGCGAAAGAGCTTGCTTACTTGATTGAAGAAGTGTGTCCTAACAGCCGAGAGAAGTCAGTTGCTATGACGAACCTTGAAACTGCTGTTATGTGGGCTAATGCCTCAATTGCACGTAATTAA
- a CDS encoding phage portal protein: MSYFPYQGAITDTDVINENITTNANSAITDIKWLENEINKFKKSEKLKWILIGEAYYEGFQDILQRKRWVIGNGGRLEVNDNLPNNKILDNQYAKLVDQKVNYQLGKPITIETENNEYLKKLQDIFNKRFHRTLKSVGQDALNGGIGWLYPFYDENGEFAIKRFPPHEIIPYWKDSEQTILDFAIRLFLVKEYEGDREVVVQKVEVYSVNGVEYYQWFAGRLIQDVTKTPESYITINDGENKLSMNWQRAPLIPFKFNNKEIPLIKRVKSLQDGINTMLSDFENNMQEDARNTILVLHNYEGQDLGEFRRNLSIYGAVKVTSEDGTKGGVETLNIEVNADNYKSILTLFKKALIENGRGYDAKDDRMANNPNQLNIRAMYSEIDLDADGIETEFQASFEELLWFINVHLANTGQGDYDGEYVNIIFNRDILINEMEVVDVLNKSAYLSEETKIAQHPYVKDVQLELERKKKEQQEQMDLMDNYETTFQQKQGDVDDQADA; encoded by the coding sequence ATGAGTTATTTTCCGTACCAGGGGGCTATAACAGATACAGATGTCATCAATGAAAACATAACAACTAACGCAAATAGTGCTATAACGGACATCAAATGGCTAGAAAATGAAATAAATAAATTTAAAAAGTCGGAGAAGCTAAAGTGGATACTGATAGGTGAAGCTTATTATGAGGGCTTTCAAGATATTTTACAGCGTAAACGGTGGGTTATCGGTAACGGCGGAAGGTTAGAAGTAAATGACAATCTTCCAAATAACAAGATACTGGATAATCAGTACGCGAAGCTTGTAGACCAAAAAGTGAATTATCAATTGGGTAAACCGATTACGATTGAAACAGAAAATAACGAGTACTTAAAAAAACTACAAGATATTTTCAATAAACGATTCCACCGTACATTAAAAAGCGTTGGGCAGGATGCCTTGAATGGAGGTATCGGGTGGCTTTATCCGTTTTATGATGAAAATGGTGAGTTTGCCATAAAACGATTTCCCCCACACGAAATCATTCCATATTGGAAGGATTCAGAGCAAACAATTCTCGACTTTGCAATTCGTTTATTCCTTGTGAAAGAATACGAGGGTGATAGAGAAGTCGTTGTGCAGAAGGTAGAGGTATACAGTGTCAACGGAGTAGAATATTATCAGTGGTTTGCAGGTCGTCTTATACAGGATGTCACAAAGACTCCAGAATCCTATATTACTATCAATGATGGTGAAAATAAATTAAGTATGAATTGGCAGAGAGCTCCTTTGATTCCGTTTAAATTCAACAACAAAGAAATACCACTAATTAAACGCGTGAAGTCTCTACAAGATGGCATCAATACCATGTTAAGTGACTTTGAAAACAACATGCAGGAAGATGCGAGAAATACAATCCTAGTGTTGCATAACTATGAAGGGCAAGATTTAGGAGAATTTAGGCGTAATCTTTCTATATACGGAGCAGTTAAAGTGACCTCAGAAGATGGAACAAAAGGTGGCGTTGAAACTCTAAACATAGAAGTGAATGCTGATAACTATAAGTCGATATTAACACTGTTTAAAAAAGCACTAATTGAAAATGGTCGAGGTTATGATGCGAAAGATGATCGTATGGCGAATAACCCAAATCAATTAAATATTAGAGCTATGTATAGTGAAATCGATCTTGATGCTGATGGTATTGAAACAGAGTTCCAGGCATCCTTCGAGGAGTTGCTTTGGTTCATCAATGTCCATTTAGCTAACACTGGTCAGGGTGATTATGATGGGGAATATGTAAATATCATCTTTAATCGCGACATCCTGATTAATGAGATGGAGGTAGTAGATGTATTAAATAAATCAGCTTACTTATCTGAAGAAACAAAGATTGCACAACATCCATATGTAAAAGATGTGCAACTAGAATTAGAACGCAAGAAGAAAGAACAGCAAGAGCAAATGGATTTAATGGATAATTACGAAACAACCTTCCAGCAAAAGCAAGGTGATGTAGATGACCAAGCCGACGCGTAG
- a CDS encoding HK97 gp10 family phage protein — MGRGGRVDLRQLKAFERKLAKLATADYEKFCEDCAKELAARLLAKVIKRTPVGVYEDGTTGGTLRRGWTAKSHREAELTATFGGGNGSKKFTDSMTVKKVGSNYEIEVINPVEYASYVEYGHRTRNHQGWVNGRFMMTISADELEQQAPAILEKKLMKMLKEAFDGD, encoded by the coding sequence ATGGGTAGGGGTGGACGTGTTGATTTAAGACAGTTGAAGGCTTTTGAAAGAAAGCTGGCCAAGTTAGCAACTGCTGATTACGAAAAATTCTGTGAGGATTGTGCGAAAGAATTAGCTGCAAGGTTGCTTGCAAAAGTCATTAAGCGTACCCCTGTTGGTGTTTATGAAGATGGCACCACTGGAGGAACATTGAGACGTGGCTGGACTGCTAAAAGTCATCGTGAAGCTGAACTGACGGCAACATTCGGTGGAGGTAATGGTTCAAAGAAATTTACAGATTCAATGACTGTGAAAAAAGTTGGTTCTAATTATGAAATTGAAGTAATTAATCCAGTTGAATATGCCTCATATGTTGAATACGGTCATAGAACGAGAAATCACCAAGGTTGGGTAAACGGCCGTTTTATGATGACTATATCAGCAGATGAACTTGAACAACAAGCACCAGCAATACTTGAAAAGAAACTCATGAAAATGCTAAAGGAGGCTTTCGATGGAGATTAA
- a CDS encoding ImmA/IrrE family metallo-endopeptidase produces the protein MLPSKVKVGAIDYSVKEVEQVIIDGDIKFAGSCDESYCRIEVKADLPENGKKGTLIHELTHAIFYEAGYQEHSEKMVNRIGKVLHQVLKDNDFSFLKS, from the coding sequence ATGTTACCTTCGAAAGTTAAAGTGGGTGCTATTGATTATTCGGTTAAAGAAGTGGAACAGGTCATTATAGACGGTGACATTAAATTTGCTGGATCATGTGATGAATCATATTGTCGCATAGAAGTTAAGGCGGACTTACCCGAAAATGGAAAAAAAGGTACGCTTATACATGAATTAACACACGCTATCTTTTATGAAGCTGGCTATCAGGAGCATTCAGAAAAAATGGTGAATCGAATAGGTAAGGTATTACATCAAGTATTAAAAGATAATGATTTCAGTTTCTTAAAGTCGTAA
- a CDS encoding PBSX family phage terminase large subunit translates to MSKRKKPALFSFKPFSQKQLKVLKWWQSNSPHKDKDGLICDGSVRAGKTVVMSLSFVMWAMETFEDENLGMAGKTIGSFRRNVFKPLKRMLMSRGYKVKEYRSENMFTVTRNGKVNYFYIFGGKDEASQDLIQGITLAGMFFDEVALMPQSFVNQATARCSVDGAKFWFNCNPAGPYHWFKLEYLEQLENKNMLHLHFTMDDNLSLSERIKERYKRMYKGVFYQRFILGLWVLAEGVIYDMFDKDLHVVKTEQRNYTKYYVSVDYGTQNPTTFGLWGFFDGIWYKVKEYHYDGRKSSRQKTDEQYCQDMKEFVGDLKIVKIIVDPSAKSFITALKQHGFSVKEAKNDVLDGIRNLANALVNNLIKYNDCCTETFREFSSYMWDAKAADRGEDKPIKQNDHQLDADRYFVNTVIMKKSLFSFD, encoded by the coding sequence ATGAGTAAGCGAAAGAAACCTGCTTTATTCTCGTTCAAGCCTTTTAGTCAGAAACAACTTAAAGTACTCAAATGGTGGCAATCCAATTCCCCTCACAAGGACAAGGATGGCCTTATTTGCGATGGTTCGGTTCGTGCTGGTAAAACGGTCGTTATGTCACTATCTTTCGTTATGTGGGCAATGGAGACGTTTGAGGACGAGAACCTTGGCATGGCTGGTAAAACAATCGGCTCGTTTAGACGTAACGTATTTAAACCATTAAAACGAATGCTGATGTCCAGAGGCTATAAAGTAAAAGAATATCGTTCCGAAAACATGTTCACTGTCACTCGCAATGGCAAGGTGAACTATTTTTATATCTTTGGAGGGAAAGACGAGGCTTCACAAGACCTTATTCAAGGTATTACGTTAGCTGGTATGTTCTTTGATGAAGTAGCGCTTATGCCACAATCATTCGTCAACCAAGCAACAGCTCGATGCTCAGTTGATGGTGCAAAATTCTGGTTCAACTGTAACCCTGCTGGTCCTTATCATTGGTTCAAGCTAGAGTACTTAGAACAACTAGAAAATAAGAACATGTTGCATTTACACTTTACGATGGATGACAACTTATCGCTGTCAGAACGTATCAAAGAGCGTTATAAACGCATGTATAAAGGCGTGTTCTATCAACGTTTCATCCTTGGTTTATGGGTGTTAGCTGAGGGCGTCATCTACGACATGTTCGACAAAGACCTGCATGTTGTTAAAACAGAGCAACGCAACTACACGAAATACTATGTCAGTGTCGATTACGGCACTCAGAACCCTACGACATTTGGTCTGTGGGGCTTTTTTGATGGTATTTGGTACAAGGTTAAGGAATATCACTACGATGGTCGGAAATCTAGTAGACAGAAAACCGACGAGCAATATTGCCAAGACATGAAGGAATTTGTTGGTGACTTAAAAATCGTAAAGATTATCGTTGACCCTTCTGCAAAATCATTCATTACGGCATTGAAGCAACATGGCTTTTCTGTTAAAGAGGCAAAGAATGATGTACTTGATGGTATACGTAACTTAGCAAACGCGCTGGTTAACAACCTAATCAAATACAATGACTGTTGTACAGAGACATTTCGTGAATTCAGTTCCTATATGTGGGATGCAAAAGCAGCAGACCGAGGAGAAGATAAGCCGATTAAGCAGAACGACCATCAACTCGATGCGGATCGTTATTTTGTTAATACAGTAATTATGAAAAAATCATTATTCAGTTTTGATTAG
- a CDS encoding RusA family crossover junction endodeoxyribonuclease: protein MNVLKIEIPGVIQAQERPRFSRKGKNVKTYDAPKSKDFKDFVKLVAWQNKPSELITGPIKLQADIYLMPPKKYHTGPKRALIASGELRPTTKPDADNLIKGIKDGCNKIIWNDDSQIVDMTVRKFYSEHPRAEVTIEWGEK from the coding sequence ATGAACGTACTAAAAATTGAAATACCAGGTGTCATCCAAGCGCAAGAACGACCTCGCTTTAGTAGAAAAGGCAAGAACGTTAAAACATACGATGCACCAAAGAGCAAGGACTTCAAAGACTTTGTAAAGCTTGTAGCATGGCAAAATAAGCCGTCTGAATTGATTACAGGACCGATAAAGCTACAAGCTGATATTTATCTCATGCCACCAAAGAAATACCATACAGGGCCAAAGAGAGCGCTAATAGCTAGTGGTGAATTACGACCAACTACGAAACCTGATGCGGATAACCTAATTAAGGGCATAAAGGATGGGTGTAACAAAATCATCTGGAATGATGACTCTCAAATTGTTGATATGACTGTAAGAAAGTTTTATTCAGAGCATCCGAGAGCAGAGGTGACGATTGAGTGGGGCGAAAAGTAG
- the ssb gene encoding single-stranded DNA-binding protein: MINRVVIVGRLTADPELRYTPSGIASCKFRVAVNRPFKNEGEQQADFIPCMAWRKNAENLANFMKKGNLIGLEGKIQTGSYEGQDRKRVFTTDAVADSIQFLEPRNSTGGSQSTPNYQSSTNTGGTNQNPPQGNYSGNNNQPSYTRVDEDPFANTKAPIEVDESDLPF; the protein is encoded by the coding sequence TTGATTAACCGAGTCGTTATAGTTGGCCGACTTACAGCTGATCCGGAGCTCCGTTACACTCCGTCAGGAATTGCTTCTTGTAAGTTTCGAGTGGCAGTCAACAGACCATTCAAAAATGAAGGTGAGCAACAGGCAGATTTCATCCCGTGTATGGCATGGCGCAAAAACGCGGAGAATCTAGCGAACTTCATGAAGAAAGGTAATTTAATTGGTTTGGAGGGCAAAATCCAAACAGGCAGCTATGAGGGGCAGGATAGGAAACGTGTTTTTACAACTGATGCAGTAGCCGACAGCATTCAATTCTTAGAGCCAAGAAACAGCACAGGAGGCTCACAGAGTACGCCAAACTATCAATCTAGTACAAATACAGGTGGAACGAATCAAAACCCACCACAGGGCAATTATAGCGGTAATAATAACCAACCAAGTTATACGAGAGTGGATGAAGATCCATTTGCTAATACAAAGGCACCGATTGAGGTTGATGAATCAGATTTGCCTTTCTAA
- a CDS encoding minor capsid protein, with product MTKPTRSYWQKRFEMLEQAQHNKSASYYKDLEKAYIQTMQEMEKNIARWYQRFAKNNEISLEEAKRLLKSDELREFRWTVEEYIEYGKKNAINQQWMKQLENASSRVHLSRLESLQLQLQQHVEKLYGGQIEGFEQLIKETYQTQYYQTAFEVQKAFEIGFTLQALDETKLTKIISKPWTADGRTFSQKIWRDRNMLLDTLHTELIQSMARGEAPNRMISAITRKMNTSRSNAARLVMTESAFFSAAAQKDVYHELDVERYEIIATLDHKTSSICQSMDGKVFKQEDFEPGVTANPFHPHCRSTTAPYFEDDYSERIARDLDGQTYYVPSNMKYEEWYQTQVDKHGQGKIEKHKQMQRNLETDKNQYKKYTNILGQNVSKSFEEFQDIKYSNGSEWDKLQDNLYVKSNLQDGSFGAKINPEKQAPHIESTQLEGKSYFFDNVDVQKLFDDYAGTGFVERDHNDRRKNTEIVVTESIVGHAVSTNGIKPTKAIKIHHSKKRTHIVPIREDIL from the coding sequence ATGACCAAGCCGACGCGTAGTTATTGGCAAAAGCGTTTTGAGATGTTGGAACAAGCACAACATAATAAATCAGCATCATACTATAAAGACCTTGAAAAAGCCTATATTCAAACCATGCAAGAAATGGAAAAGAATATTGCCCGATGGTATCAACGTTTTGCTAAGAACAATGAAATTTCATTGGAGGAAGCCAAACGGTTATTAAAAAGTGATGAATTACGTGAATTTCGTTGGACAGTAGAGGAATATATCGAATATGGCAAAAAGAATGCTATTAATCAGCAATGGATGAAACAACTTGAAAATGCTTCTTCTCGTGTTCATTTAAGCCGTTTAGAGAGTTTGCAATTACAATTACAGCAACACGTGGAAAAACTGTACGGCGGGCAAATAGAGGGCTTTGAGCAGTTGATAAAAGAAACGTATCAGACGCAATACTATCAAACAGCATTTGAGGTTCAAAAGGCTTTCGAAATAGGCTTTACTTTACAAGCACTGGATGAAACCAAGCTTACAAAAATAATTAGCAAGCCCTGGACTGCTGATGGTCGTACATTTAGCCAAAAGATATGGCGAGACCGAAATATGTTGTTAGACACTTTGCACACTGAGCTTATCCAATCAATGGCGCGAGGCGAAGCTCCTAATCGTATGATTTCAGCAATCACAAGAAAAATGAATACCTCACGGTCCAACGCTGCTCGTCTAGTTATGACTGAGTCAGCGTTTTTTAGTGCTGCTGCACAAAAGGATGTTTATCATGAGCTTGATGTAGAGCGATATGAAATCATTGCAACTTTAGATCATAAAACAAGTAGCATTTGCCAGTCAATGGACGGGAAGGTATTTAAGCAGGAGGATTTCGAACCTGGAGTTACAGCAAATCCATTTCACCCACATTGTCGTAGTACGACAGCGCCATATTTTGAAGATGATTATAGTGAACGTATTGCCCGAGATTTAGATGGCCAAACATATTATGTTCCTAGCAATATGAAGTATGAAGAATGGTATCAAACGCAAGTTGATAAACATGGCCAAGGAAAAATCGAAAAGCATAAGCAAATGCAACGTAATCTTGAAACTGATAAGAATCAATATAAAAAATACACAAATATACTTGGTCAAAATGTATCGAAATCTTTTGAAGAATTTCAAGATATTAAGTATAGTAATGGTAGCGAGTGGGATAAGTTACAAGACAATCTGTATGTGAAATCAAATTTACAAGACGGTTCGTTTGGCGCAAAAATAAATCCAGAGAAACAAGCTCCTCATATTGAATCTACTCAGTTAGAAGGAAAAAGTTACTTCTTTGATAATGTGGATGTTCAAAAATTATTTGATGATTATGCTGGAACGGGATTTGTTGAAAGAGACCACAATGATAGAAGAAAAAATACAGAGATTGTTGTCACTGAGAGTATAGTTGGTCACGCCGTATCTACAAATGGTATAAAACCAACCAAAGCGATTAAAATACACCATTCTAAAAAACGTACACATATTGTACCGATAAGGGAGGATATATTGTGA
- a CDS encoding phage tail terminator family protein codes for MEINNIQNAISVKLHQAFGAAYKKYIDEVPQGFKTPAFLIQFLNLEHVRQIGGRWKVTTLFNVQYFPKNGISEASNMTLKVQQALKEINLLNGSLMLGTGANSEVVDGIGHNFIRFNFFLQEVEERIFMGSLEQYINKQRVIPSGEN; via the coding sequence ATGGAGATTAATAATATTCAAAATGCTATATCCGTTAAGCTTCATCAAGCGTTTGGAGCAGCTTACAAAAAATATATCGATGAAGTACCGCAGGGGTTTAAGACTCCTGCTTTTTTAATTCAATTTTTGAACTTAGAGCACGTTAGACAAATCGGTGGGCGATGGAAGGTAACGACACTATTTAACGTACAGTATTTTCCTAAAAACGGCATATCTGAGGCTTCAAACATGACATTGAAGGTACAACAAGCATTAAAAGAAATAAATCTGTTAAATGGCTCATTGATGCTAGGTACTGGCGCTAACAGCGAGGTAGTAGATGGCATCGGACATAATTTCATTCGTTTCAATTTCTTCTTGCAAGAAGTAGAAGAGAGGATTTTCATGGGCTCATTAGAACAATACATCAACAAGCAAAGGGTGATTCCTAGTGGGGAAAACTAA
- a CDS encoding sigma-70 family RNA polymerase sigma factor: MGKQGQTVKEVWSESDIDYLVKNYRFWKKEINRLERVLYGGSSAMGSWGVAQYGIDAAMPKGSSIRSAEELKRMDVRERGQIERLEKLRTYVYALEIAYNLIEDEQLTTIYDCLLDGMTYRQIAEHLSASKDYVRLKKQIIFSQISQNSQVSTILTYEKFAV, from the coding sequence ATGGGCAAACAAGGGCAAACAGTAAAAGAAGTATGGTCAGAGTCAGACATCGATTATCTAGTGAAAAACTATCGTTTCTGGAAGAAAGAAATCAATCGATTAGAAAGAGTTTTATACGGTGGAAGTAGCGCAATGGGATCTTGGGGCGTAGCTCAATATGGAATAGATGCAGCAATGCCAAAAGGGAGTTCTATTCGTAGTGCCGAAGAACTCAAAAGAATGGATGTACGTGAACGAGGTCAAATTGAACGATTAGAAAAGTTGCGTACTTACGTTTATGCATTGGAGATAGCCTACAATTTAATTGAGGACGAGCAGCTTACAACGATTTATGATTGCTTACTTGATGGAATGACATACCGCCAAATTGCAGAGCATCTATCAGCATCAAAGGATTATGTACGGTTAAAGAAGCAAATTATTTTTAGCCAAATTAGCCAAAATAGCCAAGTAAGTACGATTTTGACCTACGAAAAATTTGCAGTGTAG